The Metabacillus schmidteae nucleotide sequence ATCAGAGGTTTTATTAAATGGATTCGAAAGCAGCCGTCAACGAAGTTGGTTCAAACGAGAAAATCAAATGAACGAAAGCAAAAAGGGAGATAAAAAGGGGAGGTGCTTTACCTAAACACCTCCCCTTTTTGCATCCTATTAGTTATTAGCAACCATGTTTTGATCAGCCACATCAGGGTCAATTAAATTTGTTGCATTAATTCCATTATTAACAATATGGAAATCTCCTGTGTTTCCACCGCCAGACCCTGAGGCAGATTTGGATTGGCTTTTTGGAGCCAGATAGAACGTGTCACCAAAATTAACTACTCCGCCACCTACATGATTAATTTTTATCGGACCGACAATTGCTGGCATATAAAAAACACCCTTTATAGTTTACTCCTACATTACAGTATGCTGGGTATTTCAAAGGTGTTCGAACTCTTATGATCCTTTTGATAAACTATTGTCCGTTGTTATTATTTTTTAACTGTCGAATATGTTTGACTCGCGCTTCGGCAATAATATCTTTTGTTGACCCAATATGGAAAACAGAAGAACTTGATAAAGCTGTAACATTTACTGAATGAACATTAATCCTTGGGATTTCATGGAAGAAGTTTGTTATAACTGGTTCATATATAATTGGCTGAGGAATTTCTTCCTGAAAGGCTTGGAACATAGATGTATCTCCCTCATAACCGAAAAATTTTTCCTCTTCACGCTGAACAGCCAGGACATTTGTTGTTGGTGTAATTTGCAGAGAATCACCAATTTGGAAAACAGAACTTAGACCAACTGAATTTACATAAGCTGAAGTAACATTTGACTGACGGTTAATCATTGTGGTGCCAATGGTACTAACGGACCAATAATTAGAGATTCAGGTGGAGTATCAAAGACGGAGGATAGTGAAATTGTTTGTGTATCTCCAATTAGAAAAACTGATGAACTCGCTACCCCAACGACACGAATGTTTCCAACCTCTATATTCCGATTCACGACAGTAAAATTCATGTGAAAAGCCACTCCTTATTGATAAGAATCTTTAGGCAAGTGTTGCAGGAAATGATTTATTGAATTTTCTACATCCTTTTTCACCAAAGCAAATATTTCTTTTTTCTTATTTTCGAGAGAATCTTGATCCGATAAAGGCTGAGCATTTAAGTAATAGTTTATTCGACTATCAATTTGTTTTCGAATATCTGCAATAATATGCTGACGATGAGGTTCATCAAGCTTTAAATCATATTGTTTTTCGGCATGATGAATATAGTGGACACAATCATGGCTTAAAAAATGGTGAATATCTTGTGTGCATTGTTTTAACAGTTTTTCGCGAAGCTGCTGTTGACCACCATTAACATTCATTCCTTTTTGTTGAACCTCAAAGTTATCGATTTGATCAGGATCAGTTGGATTTAGACCGATATTTAAAACTCCATCAAGCTGTTCTACTTTTAATTGATCAAATTTATATTCTATCCTTTCAATATTCGTAACAGGTTGATTTTTTATTTTTTCTATGTCAGTCCGAAGACCGGTTAGTTGTTTGTTAAGTTGTTGAATCATTTTGTCTTGCTGCTGAACATAATGATGAAGTTGCTGTAAATAATTAATCATATCGTTATAGTTCATTGTCATTCACCCACCTTTTGGTTCTCGCACAATAGTTGATACATAAAGTGTATGCACATAATGAAAAATGGGTGAATGCCTATAACAAACAATTTACGATGCAGAAGTCGGCGAGGTCAAGGGAACAACAAAACCA carries:
- a CDS encoding spore germination protein GerPE is translated as MINRQSNVTSAYVNSVGLSSVFQIGDSLQITPTTNVLAVQREEEKFFGYEGDTSMFQAFQEEIPQPIIYEPVITNFFHEIPRINVHSVNVTALSSSSVFHIGSTKDIIAEARVKHIRQLKNNNNGQ
- the gerPC gene encoding spore germination protein GerPC — protein: MNYNDMINYLQQLHHYVQQQDKMIQQLNKQLTGLRTDIEKIKNQPVTNIERIEYKFDQLKVEQLDGVLNIGLNPTDPDQIDNFEVQQKGMNVNGGQQQLREKLLKQCTQDIHHFLSHDCVHYIHHAEKQYDLKLDEPHRQHIIADIRKQIDSRINYYLNAQPLSDQDSLENKKKEIFALVKKDVENSINHFLQHLPKDSYQ
- a CDS encoding spore germination protein yields the protein MPAIVGPIKINHVGGGVVNFGDTFYLAPKSQSKSASGSGGGNTGDFHIVNNGINATNLIDPDVADQNMVANN
- a CDS encoding spore gernimation protein GerPD gives rise to the protein MNFTVVNRNIEVGNIRVVGVASSSVFLIGDTQTISLSSVFDTPPESLIIGPLVPLAPQ